In Crassostrea angulata isolate pt1a10 chromosome 6, ASM2561291v2, whole genome shotgun sequence, a genomic segment contains:
- the LOC128189156 gene encoding toll-like receptor 6 gives MKRTSGNASLYTCNTPTQWQEVPLVDFDTADCHELNQYVVMALIIAGVLCLVALSFIVVRRYRWDIKYYIHACKYNKLTSPPVNLRDDFLYDGFVAYNTRDRKWIMAELVEHVERKHNYKLCLHERVIIPGGVYVEDVLESIDFSRKFILVLSNNFMDDQWGRYETAIGSHTLAEGGGGKLFLILLEDIRSEYITRSLKVLLKSIGHAEWIKNKNGQKIFWNNVVQNLEKSEK, from the coding sequence ATGAAAAGAACATCCGGCAACGCCTCTCTGTACACATGTAACACCCCCACACAATGGCAGGAGGTTCCCCTCGTCGACTTTGATACCGCTGACTGCCATGAGCTGAATCAATACGTGGTGATGGCCCTTATTATAGCCGGTGTGTTATGCCTTGTAGCACTCTCCTTTATCGTAGTTAGGAGATACAGATGGGATATAAAgtattatatacatgcatgcaagTACAACAAACTCACTTCTCCGCCGGTAAACTTGCGCGACGACTTCCTCTACGATGGCTTCGTCGCATACAACACACGTGACCGGAAATGGATCATGGCGGAACTGGTCGAACACGTAGAAAGGAAACATAACTACAAACTCTGTCTGCACGAGAGAGTTATCATTCCAGGTGGTGTGTATGTCGAAGATGTTCTCGAAAGTATAGATTTCAGTAGAAAGTTCATACTGGTTCTTTCGAACAACTTCATGGATGACCAGTGGGGCAGATACGAGACAGCAATTGGGAGTCATACTTTGGCGGAAGGGGGTGGTGGCAAACTGTTTCTCATTTTACTGGAAGACATCCGCTCTGAATACATCACCAGGTCCCTGAAGGTCTTACTAAAATCTATCGGACATGCTGaatggataaaaaataaaaatggacaaaaaatCTTCTGGAATAACGTTGTACAGAATTTAGAAAAATCCGAAAAATAA
- the LOC128189155 gene encoding transforming growth factor beta activator LRRC33-like: protein MKYLRTLTVFLLLVIHTCIPDGMASTSHCPDSVCFCRVLDTADCSYRNLSNIPSGLPASIRSLVMSGNPLYSLSDDFFRPVENLTLKNLALDKCNIFRMSTFTLEPLRSLEMLDLSSNKLYNAILDECTEKLGYSTLKVLNLSGNLLYTLDAIYNFLENKWFSNLTDLIMQQSQVRKVEMKSLKNLLYLQTLDLSQNAIEQFSSYGLPTLKTLDLSSNSLPEFPRPCNGSNNPFYPKLENLFLRRNRISETYFLEDYGHCLTALVKLDLSLNPIKIILPFAFVYFKDLTYLYLEQLLSVIEVNKFAFATLNLRELSIGNTVKGYMNVVDFNTFLLYNPFLKNLTLNNINLSLVNTSRMLSKLTNPTSLSILNCNIQNVPTLTNLPLLSSIDMSFNPIQSLHAEAFQFLGKLKYISLKSNALTSVTLESLPRVLWDTSDVLIDLSSNPFDCVCSLEWFVMV from the coding sequence ATGAAGTATTTACGGACGTTGACAGTCTTTCTGCTGTTGGTCATACATACGTGTATACCAGATGGAATGGCTTCAACGTCACACTGCCCGGACTCCGTCTGTTTCTGTCGGGTTTTGGACACCGCAGACTGCTCTTACAGAAATCTCAGCAATATACCAAGTGGTCTCCCAGCCTCGATTCGGTCTCTGGTTATGTCGGGGAACCCATTGTATTCTCTTTCCGATGATTTCTTTCGTCCTGTTGAAAACCTTACCTTGAAGAATTTAGCTCtagataaatgtaatattttcagAATGTCTACCTTTACTCTAGAACCATTGAGATCACTAGAGATGTTGGATCTTTCCAGTAATAAGTTATACAACGCCATATTAGATGAATGTACTGAGAAACTGGGGTACTCGACCCTTAAGGTTTTGAACCTGTCGGGAAATTTGTTGTATACTTTAGAcgctatatataattttttggaAAACAAATGGTTTTCAAATTTGACAGACCTTATTATGCAACAAAGTCAGGTTAGAAAAGTGGAAATGaagagtttaaaaaatcttctttatcTGCAAACACTTGATTTGAGCCAAAACGCCATAGAACAATTTTCTTCATATGGATTGCCGACTCTAAAAACTTTGGATCTGTCATCGAACTCCCTTCCAGAATTCCCGAGGCCTTGCAATGGTTCAAATAATCCTTTTTATCCGAAATTAGAGAACCTATTTCTCCGCAGAAATCGAATCTCGGAGACCTATTTCCTCGAAGATTACGGACATTGCTTAACAGCTTTGGTCAAATTAGACCTTTCTCTGAATCCTATAAAGATTATTCTGCCATTtgcttttgtatattttaaggATTTGACATATCTATATTTAGAACAGCTTTTGAGTGTCATAGAAGTGAACAAGTTTGCTTTTGCAACCCTAAATCTACGAGAGCTTTCGATAGGAAACACTGTAAAGGGATACATGAATGTGGTTGATTTTAATACGTTTCTTCTTTACAATCcctttttgaaaaatctaacaCTGAATAACATAAATCTATCTCTTGTAAACACATCAAGGATGCTTTCTAAGTTGACTAATCCAACTTCCCTGTCTATCCTAAACTGTAACATACAAAACGTCCCCACCTTAACAAATCTTCCATTGCTATCGTCGATTGATATGAGCTTTAATCCAATTCAGTCTCTGCATGCTGAAGCCTTTCAATTCCTGGGCAAATTAAAGTATATCTCTTTAAAGAGTAATGCGCTTACATCCGTTACACTTGAATCTTTACCAAGAGTTCTCTGGGATACGAGTGATGTTTTGATTGATCTCTCATCAAACCCCTTCGATTGTGTCTGTAGTTTGGAGTGGTTCGTTATGGTATGA
- the LOC128190346 gene encoding uncharacterized protein LOC128190346, which yields MHRINETLILMLTVKFIESENGVCYPERKENKCCARYYLKEGSCFPCNGSIGHHCSLSCLRGHCGIQCSRRCPCDDCDSQTCVCSYSQKSHDDSSAASTRFEYEFVGLIVLGIPLAAFICWIYKRKKRPLEVDCSDLTEETYVEYDMIRESQLILDDDDDDDDDDDLKRHTVQPCDNVDKQRRLSLDDNSEGGFYNELRYNS from the exons ATGCATCGAATAAATGAAACGTTGATTCTTATGCTGACAGTCAAATTTATTGAGTCTGAGAATGGAGTTTGTTACCCTGAAAGAAA AGAAAACAAATGTTGTGCAAGGTATTACCTAAAGGAAGGTAGCTGCTTTC CCTGTAACGGAAGCATTGGTCATCATTGTTCCTTGTCATGCCTTAGAGGACACTGTGGAATTCAGTGCAGTAGACGCTGTCCCTGTGATGATTGTGATAGTCAGACATGTGTGTGTAGCT ATTCGCAGAAATCACATGATGATAGCTCAGCAGCATCAACGCGTTTTGAATACGAATTTGTTGGCTTGATTGTGTTGGGAATCCCTTTGGCAGCTTTTATTTGTTGGATTTATAAAAG GAAAAAGAGGCCTTTGGAAGTTGACTGTTCAG ATTTAACAGAGGAAACTTATGTCGAATATGATATGATAAGGGAATCACAGTTAATCTTagatgacgatgatgatgatgatgatgatgatgatttgaAGAGACACACGGTACAACCATGTGACAATGTGGATAAACAAAGACGACTCAGCTTGGACGATAACTCAGAGGGTGGCTTTTATAATGAACTACGATATAATTCTTGA